The Glycine soja cultivar W05 chromosome 6, ASM419377v2, whole genome shotgun sequence genome has a window encoding:
- the LOC114416888 gene encoding expansin-A12-like, whose protein sequence is MGPLVISSSFLWYLSFVLSAAVRVVHVQANYGWLNAHATFYGANQNPTTLGGACGYDDTFHAGFGVNTAAVSTMLFRDGEVCGACYQVMCDFRADPKWCLISRGVTVTATNFCPPNNHGGWCDPPYHHFDMSMPAFFRIARQGNEGIVPVLYRRVTCKRRGGVRFTLKGQSNFNMVMISNVGGSGDVKAVWIRGSRSGAWLPMHRNWGANWQSSADLRNQRLSFKMTLVDGKTLVFLNVVPSTWSFGQTFSSKSQFF, encoded by the exons ATGGGGCCTCTTGTGATTTCTTCAAGTTTTCTTTGGTATCTTAGCTTTGTTCTAAGTGCTGCAGTTAGAGTAGTCCACGTCCAAGCTAATTACGGTTGGCTTAACGCTCATGCAACGTTCTATGGGGCCAATCAAAATCCCACCACCCTTG GGGGAGCATGTGGCTACGATGATACCTTTCATGCGGGGTTTGGTGTGAACACCGCAGCGGTGAGCACTATGCTGTTCAGAGACGGTGAGGTTTGTGGTGCATGCTACCAAGTGATGTGTGACTTTAGGGCAGACCCAAAATGGTGCCTTATTAGCCGCGGCGTGACAGTAACCGCCACAAACTTTTGCCCTCCGAATAACCATGGAGGGTGGTGTGACCCACCTTACCATCACTTCGACATGTCCATGCCTGCTTTCTTTCGCATTGCACGACAAGGCAATGAAGGCATTGTTCCTGTCCTTTATAGAAG GGTGACATGCAAGAGAAGAGGGGGAGTGAGGTTCACACTGAAGGGTCAATCCAACTTCAACATGGTGATGATATCAAATGTGGGTGGAAGTGGGGATGTGAAGGCTGTGTGGATCAGAGGATCAAGAAGTGGAGCATGGCTGCCAATGCACAGGAACTGGGGTGCCAACTGGCAGAGCAGTGCAGATCTAAGAAACCAAAGACTCTCATTCAAGATGACATTGGTTGATGGCAAGACACTGGTGTTCCTTAATGTTGTGCCTTCCACTTGGAGCTTTGGACAAACATTTTCATCCAAGAGTCAGTTCTTTTAG
- the LOC114416889 gene encoding pentatricopeptide repeat-containing protein At4g21705, mitochondrial-like produces the protein MPLAPLFSASRSLAAAAAFLRHCSTAATTNRRNLYSRISPLGDPSISLVPVLDEWIEEGNAVDGPHLHHIIKILRTRNRNTQALEVSEWMSSKGLPISSRDQAVQLDLIGRVHGVESAERYLQSLSDGDKTWKVHGALLNCYVREGLVDKSLSLMQKMKDMGFVSFLNYNNIMSLYTQTQQYEKVPGVLEQMKKDGVPPNIFSYRICINSYCVRGDLTNVEKLLEEMEREPHIGIDWITYSMVTNFYIKADMREKALVCLMKCEKKTHRGNTVAYNHLISHNAALRSKGGMMRAWKLQKANCKKQLNREYITMLGCLVKLGELDKAEKVLGEWELSGNTCDFRVPNILLIGYCQRGLVEKAEALLRKMVAEGKTPIPNSWSIVASGYVAKENMEKAFQCMKEAVAVHAQNKRWRPKVDVISSIFSWVTNNRDIEEAEDFVNSWKSVNAMNRDMYLSLMKMCIRYGKHVDGILESMKADNIEIDEEIKETLNS, from the exons ATGCCGTTAGCGCCGTTATTCTCCGCGTCTCGGAGCCTCGCCGCTGCAGCAGCATTTCTGCGCCACTGCTCCACCGCCGCCACGACGAACCGAAGAAACCTCTATTCCCGAATCAGCCCCCTCGGAGACCCTTCCATCAGCCTGGTTCCCGTTCTCGACGAGTGGATCGAAGAGGGTAACGCCGTCGACGGGCCCCACCTCCATcacatcatcaaaatcctgCGTACCCGCAATCGCAACACCCAAGCACTCGAG GTTTCTGAGTGGATGAGTAGCAAAGGGCTCCCAATTTCCTCACGTGACCAAGCAGTGCAGCTGGATCTCATTGGTAGAGTTCATGGAGTGGAGAGTGCAGAGAGGTATCTTCAGAGTTTGAGTGATGGAGACAAAACTTGGAAGGTTCATGGTGCTCTTTTGAATTGTTATGTGAGAGAAGGGTTGGTTGATAAGTCACTCTCCCTGATGCAGAAAATGAAGGACATGGGTTTTGTTTCCTTTCTCAATTACAACAACATAATGTCCCTGTACACGCAAACCCAACAATATGAGAAAGTCCCTGGTGTTCTGGAACAGATGAAGAAGGATGGTGTTCCTCCAAACATTTTCAGCTACAGGATATGCATAAACTCATATTGCGTGAGAGGTGACCTCACAAATGTGGAGAAACTGTTGGAGGAGATGGAGAGGGAACCCCATATTGGCATAGATTGGATTACATACTCTATGGTGACCAATTTCTACATAAAAGCAGACATGAGGGAGAAGGCTCTGGTGTGCCTAATGAAGTGTGAGAAAAAGACACACAGGGGCAATACAGTTGCCTACAACCATCTGATTTCACACAATGCAGCTCTTAGGAGCAAGGGGGGCATGATGAGAGCTTGGAAGCTCCAGAAGGCCAACTGCAAGAAGCAGCTTAATAGGGAGTATATAACAATGTTGGGTTGCTTGGTGAAGCTGGGGGAGCTTGATAAAGCTGAAAAAGTACTCGGTGAGTGGGAGTTATCTGGTAACACTTGTGATTTCAGAGTGCCTAACATCCTTCTGATTGGGTATTGCCAAAGGGGATTGGTTGAGAAGGCAGAAGCACTTCTCCGGAAAATGGTTGCGGAAGGGAAGACGCCAATTCCCAACAGTTGGAGCATCGTTGCATCTGGGTATGTGGCCAAGGAGAACATGGAGAAGGCATTTCAGTGCATGAAGGAAGCTGTGGCTGTGCATGCACAGAATAAACGGTGGAGACCAAAAGTTGATGTCATTTCCAGCATATTCAGTTGGGTCACTAATAACAGAGATATAGAGGAAGCGGAAGATTTTGTCAATTCATGGAAGTCTGTGAATGCAATGAATAGGGACATGTATCTGTCTTTGATGAAGATGTGTATTAGATATGGGAAGCATGTAGATGGGATTTTAGAAAGTATGAAAGCTGATAATATAGAGATCGATGAAGAGATAAAGGAAACTCTTAACTCAtaa